Proteins from a single region of Desulfovibrio sp. X2:
- a CDS encoding alpha/beta fold hydrolase, protein MSTIMLLHGAFQGGWVWGRTADALRALGHDVYAPTLTGCGERGHLLRKGLTMADWIEDVVSVMRHEELCTVTLVGHSWSGLLAHAVAVEAGPRVVGLAMVDAVLPVQGKSFRDVAGPEFAQMLARHTDGDLVRPWPLPAFGVEDEETKAWFAARIASFPLSGFTEPFAWDETAVPARRTYISCTRTAMPLIRRMAEEAPARGFAMRTLDSGHCPMATVPAPLAELLHEAASLRPTA, encoded by the coding sequence ATGTCCACGATCATGCTGCTGCACGGAGCCTTCCAGGGCGGCTGGGTCTGGGGCCGCACGGCCGACGCCCTGCGCGCCCTGGGCCACGACGTCTACGCCCCGACCCTGACCGGCTGCGGCGAGCGCGGCCACCTGCTGCGCAAGGGGCTCACCATGGCCGACTGGATCGAGGACGTGGTCTCGGTCATGCGCCACGAGGAGCTGTGCACCGTGACCCTGGTCGGCCACAGCTGGTCCGGCCTGCTGGCGCACGCCGTGGCCGTGGAGGCCGGGCCGCGCGTGGTGGGGCTGGCCATGGTGGACGCGGTGCTGCCCGTGCAGGGCAAGTCCTTTCGCGACGTGGCCGGGCCGGAGTTCGCGCAGATGCTCGCCCGCCACACGGACGGCGACCTGGTGCGGCCCTGGCCGCTCCCGGCCTTCGGCGTGGAGGACGAGGAGACCAAGGCCTGGTTCGCGGCGCGCATCGCCTCGTTCCCCCTGTCCGGCTTCACCGAGCCCTTCGCCTGGGACGAGACCGCCGTGCCCGCGCGCCGCACCTACATCTCCTGCACGCGCACGGCCATGCCGCTCATCCGGCGCATGGCGGAAGAGGCCCCGGCCCGGGGCTTCGCCATGCGCACGCTCGACAGCGGCCACTGCCCCATGGCGACGGTCCCGGCCCCCCTGGCCGAGCTGCTGCACGAGGCAGCAAGCCTGCGGCCCACGGCCTGA
- a CDS encoding ATP-binding cassette domain-containing protein — protein MSPASALPYADTPCGELIAARPHVKDFLASVGVAAPRPDLPLGALLAGLDEDELADLGVEKADLPGLFADFMESMEKIAEPGEERVRSVTVRGGHDKSGAAEALDLTLAPGDVVCIVGPTGSGKSRFLADIEWLAQGDTPTGRSVFLNGRAPDPGLRFSAQRKLVAQLSQNMNFVMDLGVREFLSLHAESRMIGEPERAVEAIIALGNELAGESFGPHTPLTSLSGGQSRALMIADTALLSVSPIVLIDEIENAGIDRRKALRLLTDEKKIVLMATHDPILALLGDRRLVFGNGAVRAVIETSGREREMLAAFEDMDRRLSAVRDALRAGQRLDRTTF, from the coding sequence ATGAGTCCCGCATCCGCGCTGCCGTATGCCGACACGCCCTGCGGCGAGCTGATCGCCGCCCGCCCCCACGTGAAGGACTTCCTGGCCTCCGTCGGCGTGGCCGCGCCGCGGCCGGACCTGCCGCTGGGCGCCCTGCTGGCGGGCCTCGACGAGGACGAGCTGGCCGACCTGGGCGTGGAGAAGGCGGACCTGCCCGGGCTCTTCGCGGACTTCATGGAGTCCATGGAAAAGATCGCCGAGCCGGGCGAGGAGCGCGTGCGCTCCGTGACCGTGCGCGGCGGCCACGACAAGTCCGGGGCCGCGGAGGCCCTGGACCTGACGCTCGCGCCCGGCGACGTGGTCTGCATCGTCGGCCCCACGGGCTCGGGCAAGAGCCGCTTCCTGGCGGACATCGAGTGGCTGGCCCAGGGCGACACGCCCACGGGCCGGAGCGTCTTCCTGAACGGCCGCGCGCCCGATCCGGGCCTTCGCTTCTCCGCGCAGCGCAAGCTCGTGGCCCAGCTCTCCCAGAACATGAACTTCGTCATGGACCTCGGCGTGCGCGAATTCCTCTCCCTGCACGCCGAGAGCCGCATGATCGGGGAGCCGGAGCGGGCCGTGGAGGCCATCATCGCGCTCGGCAACGAGCTCGCGGGCGAGTCCTTCGGCCCCCACACGCCGCTCACCTCGCTCTCGGGCGGGCAGTCGCGCGCCCTGATGATCGCGGACACGGCGCTTTTGAGCGTCTCGCCCATCGTGCTCATCGACGAGATCGAGAACGCGGGCATCGACCGCCGCAAGGCGCTGAGGCTCCTCACGGACGAGAAGAAGATCGTGCTCATGGCCACGCACGACCCCATCCTGGCGCTGCTGGGCGACAGGCGCCTCGTCTTCGGCAACGGAGCGGTGCGCGCGGTCATCGAGACCAGCGGCCGCGAGCGGGAGATGCTCGCCGCCTTCGAGGACATGGACAGGCGGCTCTCGGCCGTGCGCGACGCCCTGCGCGCCGGGCAGCGGCTCGACCGGACGACCTTCTGA
- a CDS encoding carbohydrate kinase family protein, translating to MRIFVNGSLAYDRIMTFPGRFQDHILPDKLHILNVCFLVDGLEEKFGGTAGNIAYSLRQLDEDPMIIGSVGKDFDAYAQWLRGLGLSLRGIHTFDSEFTAGAYITTDKADNQITGFNPGAMRHGSQFDWNLVPPEDALAIVSPGNVGDMTEYPAKLRELKIPYLFDPGQQTTALSPEQLLGAINGAAILITNDYELELIMNVTGKTREELLTLAGAIIVTLGEKGSVIYIGKGGKTPGHEIPIPAAKARKVEDPTGAGDAYRAGLLKGLAMGRELADAALLGATCASFCVEHKGTQEHAFTSEEFWARHKENFGV from the coding sequence ATGCGCATCTTCGTCAACGGTTCCCTGGCCTACGACCGCATCATGACCTTTCCGGGCCGCTTCCAGGACCACATCCTGCCCGACAAGCTGCACATCCTGAACGTCTGCTTCCTGGTGGACGGGCTGGAGGAGAAGTTCGGCGGCACCGCGGGCAACATCGCCTACTCCCTGCGCCAGCTGGACGAGGACCCGATGATCATCGGCAGCGTGGGCAAGGACTTCGACGCCTACGCCCAGTGGCTGCGCGGCCTCGGCCTGTCGCTTCGCGGCATCCACACCTTCGACTCCGAGTTCACGGCCGGGGCCTACATCACCACGGACAAGGCGGACAACCAGATCACCGGCTTCAACCCCGGGGCCATGCGCCACGGATCGCAGTTCGACTGGAACCTTGTGCCGCCCGAGGACGCCCTGGCCATCGTCTCGCCCGGCAACGTGGGCGACATGACCGAGTACCCGGCCAAGCTCAGGGAGCTGAAGATCCCCTACCTCTTCGACCCGGGCCAGCAGACCACGGCGCTCTCGCCCGAGCAGCTGCTCGGGGCCATAAACGGCGCGGCCATCCTGATCACCAACGACTACGAGCTCGAGCTGATCATGAACGTCACCGGCAAGACGCGCGAGGAACTCCTCACACTCGCCGGGGCGATCATCGTCACCCTGGGCGAGAAGGGCTCGGTGATCTACATCGGCAAGGGCGGCAAGACGCCCGGCCACGAAATCCCCATCCCGGCCGCCAAGGCGCGCAAGGTGGAGGATCCGACGGGCGCGGGCGACGCGTATCGCGCCGGGCTTCTGAAAGGCCTGGCCATGGGCAGGGAGCTCGCGGACGCGGCCCTCCTCGGCGCCACCTGCGCCAGCTTCTGCGTGGAGCACAAGGGCACCCAGGAGCACGCCTTCACCAGCGAGGAGTTCTGGGCCCGGCACAAGGAGAACTTCGGGGTGTGA
- a CDS encoding alpha/beta fold hydrolase, producing the protein MADFVFVHDAFQGGWVWRRAAAELAAAGHRVHAPSLTGCGERAHLLPSLRGLSTCVADVASLVFHENLSGAVAVAAGWGAFPAAAAAARLGGRIACLVLLDGFLPEAGAGYADLAGPDFARSLEADPRDGLVAPPPPDAAVRCRALRGWYAVRQVPFPEKLFHESPTVAPGALPGRVVHLRSRGRTDEAALRATQAARRLGLEQAVLEAGPLPMVTAPRGLAAALERIARAPARGRARRAPVPRPHGPRPRDSRL; encoded by the coding sequence ATGGCTGACTTCGTTTTCGTGCACGATGCCTTTCAGGGCGGCTGGGTCTGGCGGCGCGCGGCCGCAGAGCTCGCGGCCGCGGGGCACCGCGTGCACGCCCCGAGCCTGACCGGCTGCGGCGAGCGCGCCCACCTGCTTCCCAGCCTGCGCGGGCTGTCCACCTGCGTGGCCGACGTGGCCAGCCTGGTCTTTCACGAGAATCTTTCCGGCGCCGTGGCCGTGGCCGCGGGCTGGGGCGCGTTTCCCGCAGCCGCGGCAGCGGCCCGGCTCGGCGGGCGCATCGCCTGCCTGGTGCTGCTCGACGGCTTCCTGCCCGAGGCCGGGGCAGGCTACGCGGACCTCGCGGGCCCGGACTTCGCCCGCTCTCTCGAGGCCGACCCCCGAGACGGCCTGGTCGCTCCGCCGCCTCCGGACGCGGCCGTGCGCTGCCGGGCCCTGCGCGGCTGGTACGCCGTGCGGCAGGTTCCCTTCCCGGAAAAGCTTTTCCATGAATCCCCGACTGTCGCGCCCGGCGCCCTGCCCGGCCGCGTGGTCCACCTGCGCAGCCGGGGCCGGACGGACGAGGCCGCGCTTCGCGCCACGCAGGCGGCGCGGCGGCTCGGACTGGAGCAGGCCGTGCTCGAGGCCGGGCCCCTGCCCATGGTCACCGCCCCGCGCGGCCTGGCCGCGGCGCTCGAACGGATCGCGCGCGCCCCGGCGCGCGGCCGGGCGCGGCGCGCGCCGGTACCGCGTCCACACGGCCCGCGGCCGCGCGACTCGCGCCTCTGA
- the cutA gene encoding divalent-cation tolerance protein CutA, producing MSLATIYLTAPDKETALSLARQLLERRAVACVNVVDNATSLFWWKGKIEQENEAVMFCKTRMRDVNRAIEIIKELHPYELPVITTTPILKSSLETIEWADSVLDAGSDAEKEA from the coding sequence ATGTCCCTCGCAACGATCTATCTGACCGCTCCGGACAAGGAGACCGCCCTCTCGCTCGCCCGCCAGCTGCTCGAACGCCGCGCCGTGGCCTGCGTGAACGTCGTGGACAACGCAACCTCCCTGTTCTGGTGGAAAGGCAAGATCGAGCAGGAGAACGAGGCGGTCATGTTCTGCAAGACGCGCATGCGCGACGTGAACAGGGCCATCGAGATCATCAAGGAGCTGCACCCCTACGAGCTCCCCGTGATCACCACCACCCCCATCCTCAAGTCCAGCCTCGAGACCATCGAGTGGGCCGACTCGGTCCTCGACGCCGGCAGCGACGCCGAGAAGGAAGCCTAG
- a CDS encoding phosphotransferase family protein, which translates to MIELTHALIEDYLRRAHGPGTRLLAAGSIGSLDAQGMKRFGYGKPVLVRFAVRTPGGAEEEREAVVSVMKGDAYGHQYYWDRAAILLFQYETGGRMERHVKPLGVGYVDGAGRLVPLDAPQEFFIVNERLPGHDYFLDLDRIRKQGLAEGDEAMARAFARWLAGVHAGKKDDPHLYRRRIRDLIGSSECIMGLVDEAYPRGYEAFPEERFRALEQSLIDWRWRLKRYARRLCAVHGDFHPWNVLVDGGDFRVLDRSRGEHGEAAGDLAAMAVNYLLWGILDGPRMEGAFLTLWTGFFEEYLAATGDREVLEVIGPFFAFRALVVASPQWYPDHPPEVRAALFRFLERALSRAPFDYTDVNGYLA; encoded by the coding sequence ATGATCGAACTGACGCACGCGCTGATCGAGGACTACCTGCGCCGCGCCCACGGTCCCGGGACGCGGCTTCTGGCCGCGGGCTCCATAGGCAGCCTGGACGCGCAGGGCATGAAGCGCTTCGGCTACGGCAAGCCAGTGCTGGTGCGCTTCGCCGTGCGCACGCCGGGAGGTGCCGAGGAGGAGCGCGAGGCCGTCGTCTCGGTGATGAAGGGCGACGCCTACGGCCACCAGTACTACTGGGACCGCGCGGCAATCCTGCTCTTCCAGTACGAGACCGGCGGCCGCATGGAGCGCCACGTGAAGCCGCTCGGCGTCGGCTACGTGGACGGCGCGGGCAGGCTCGTGCCGCTGGACGCGCCGCAGGAGTTCTTCATCGTCAACGAGCGGCTGCCCGGCCACGACTACTTCCTGGACCTCGACCGCATCCGGAAGCAGGGCCTGGCCGAGGGCGACGAGGCCATGGCCCGTGCCTTCGCCCGCTGGCTGGCCGGAGTGCACGCCGGGAAAAAGGACGATCCGCACCTCTACCGGCGCCGCATCCGCGACCTCATCGGCTCGAGCGAGTGCATCATGGGCCTCGTGGACGAGGCCTACCCGCGCGGCTACGAGGCCTTTCCCGAGGAGAGGTTCCGCGCCCTGGAGCAGAGCCTCATCGACTGGCGCTGGCGGCTCAAGCGGTACGCGCGCAGGCTCTGCGCAGTGCACGGCGACTTCCACCCCTGGAACGTGCTCGTGGACGGAGGCGACTTCCGGGTGCTGGACCGCAGCCGGGGAGAGCACGGCGAGGCCGCGGGCGACCTGGCGGCCATGGCCGTGAACTACCTGCTCTGGGGCATCCTGGACGGGCCGCGCATGGAAGGCGCCTTCCTCACCCTCTGGACGGGCTTCTTCGAGGAGTACCTGGCCGCCACGGGCGACCGCGAGGTGCTCGAGGTCATCGGCCCCTTCTTCGCCTTCAGGGCGCTGGTCGTGGCCTCGCCGCAGTGGTACCCGGACCACCCGCCCGAGGTCCGCGCGGCCCTCTTCCGCTTCCTCGAGCGGGCGCTCTCCCGCGCGCCCTTCGACTACACGGACGTGAACGGATACCTGGCGTGA
- a CDS encoding ABC transporter substrate-binding protein produces the protein MNLADMTLAEALAACPGLEEKLCATGLEAALNEQGRRFVAPYVRLSTLLRSRGIDPAAFEAGLAAGDEGRRELSLPGERVRLNFLALMPCPLKMPFERALAAHLASSPEAQDFTWCVEGNANLQTTYYDLVPHFADADELPDLIISPGVNVFFGDDFRRRFVDTGLFTDVTPDAVNADFARDFAETPYKDPAGSYSMLAMNLLVFLVDEARLGGRPAPRRFADLLEPEMEDLVAVRGQKGFYCETMLMTVYREFGMDGVRRLARSVLCGLHPAEMVKMAGKGRADAPAVSVLPYFFARSVPREGSVRVVWPEDGALVSPVTLLAKREAVARFPGIASFLAGPEVARIFSGALFPALHPDVPTNLPETPAGSRRLKWLGWDFLAARDPEVLTRELTEAFIAARPGKRP, from the coding sequence GTGAATCTTGCGGATATGACGCTTGCCGAGGCTCTGGCCGCCTGTCCGGGCCTCGAGGAGAAGCTCTGCGCGACGGGGCTCGAGGCCGCCTTGAACGAGCAGGGACGCCGCTTCGTGGCGCCCTACGTCCGGCTGTCCACCCTGCTGCGCTCGCGCGGCATCGATCCGGCCGCCTTCGAGGCCGGGCTTGCCGCGGGCGACGAGGGGCGCAGGGAGCTTTCCCTGCCCGGCGAACGCGTGCGGCTCAACTTCCTCGCACTCATGCCCTGCCCCCTGAAGATGCCCTTCGAGCGGGCACTCGCGGCGCACCTCGCCTCGTCGCCCGAGGCACAGGACTTCACCTGGTGCGTGGAGGGCAACGCCAACCTCCAGACCACCTACTACGACCTCGTGCCCCATTTCGCGGACGCGGACGAGCTGCCCGACCTGATCATCTCGCCGGGGGTGAACGTCTTCTTCGGCGACGACTTCCGCAGGCGCTTCGTGGACACCGGGCTGTTCACGGACGTGACGCCGGACGCGGTCAACGCGGACTTCGCCCGGGATTTCGCCGAGACGCCCTACAAGGACCCGGCGGGCAGCTACTCCATGCTGGCCATGAACCTGCTCGTTTTCCTGGTGGACGAGGCCAGGCTCGGCGGGCGTCCCGCGCCGCGCCGCTTCGCGGACCTGCTGGAGCCGGAGATGGAGGACCTGGTGGCCGTGCGCGGCCAGAAGGGCTTCTACTGCGAGACCATGCTCATGACCGTGTACCGCGAGTTCGGCATGGACGGCGTGCGGCGCCTGGCGCGCTCCGTGCTCTGCGGCCTGCACCCGGCGGAGATGGTGAAGATGGCGGGCAAGGGCCGCGCCGACGCCCCGGCCGTGAGCGTGCTGCCCTACTTCTTCGCCCGCTCCGTGCCGCGCGAGGGCTCCGTGCGCGTGGTCTGGCCCGAGGACGGCGCCCTGGTGAGCCCCGTGACCCTGCTCGCCAAGCGCGAGGCCGTCGCACGCTTCCCGGGCATCGCCTCCTTCCTGGCGGGCCCGGAGGTGGCGCGCATCTTCTCGGGCGCGCTCTTCCCCGCCCTGCACCCGGACGTGCCCACGAACCTGCCCGAGACTCCGGCGGGCTCGCGGCGCCTCAAGTGGCTCGGCTGGGACTTCCTCGCGGCCCGCGACCCCGAGGTCCTGACCCGCGAGCTGACCGAGGCCTTCATCGCCGCCCGCCCGGGCAAGCGCCCCTGA
- the nth gene encoding endonuclease III: protein MTLQQRAASVYDRLCPLYPPVRSFLDFTTPWQLLVATILSAQCTDQRVNMVTPGLFARWPEPKDLAAADIAELEEAVRSTGFFRNKARNIKEAARIVAEELGGVLPDEMDRLLQLPGVARKTANIVLTQGFGKVEGIAVDTHVRRLAQRLGLSDTDRPEVIERDLCAAFRREVWGEINHLLIQHGRNVCIARLPRCSACAVVDICPKKGVTKSA from the coding sequence ATGACGCTACAGCAACGCGCCGCTTCCGTCTACGACAGGCTCTGTCCCCTCTATCCCCCGGTGCGTTCCTTCCTCGACTTCACCACCCCCTGGCAGCTCCTCGTGGCCACCATCCTCTCCGCGCAGTGCACGGACCAGCGCGTGAACATGGTCACGCCCGGGCTCTTCGCCCGCTGGCCCGAGCCGAAGGACCTGGCCGCGGCGGACATCGCCGAGCTCGAGGAGGCCGTGCGCTCCACTGGGTTCTTCCGCAACAAGGCCAGGAACATCAAGGAGGCCGCGCGCATCGTGGCCGAGGAGCTCGGCGGCGTTCTGCCCGACGAGATGGACAGGCTCCTGCAGCTTCCCGGCGTGGCCAGGAAGACCGCGAACATCGTGCTCACCCAGGGCTTCGGCAAGGTCGAGGGCATCGCCGTGGACACCCACGTGCGCCGTCTGGCGCAGCGCCTCGGCCTCTCCGATACCGACCGTCCCGAGGTCATCGAGCGCGACCTCTGCGCGGCCTTCAGGCGCGAGGTCTGGGGCGAGATAAACCACCTGCTCATCCAGCACGGCAGGAACGTCTGCATCGCAAGGCTGCCGCGCTGTTCCGCCTGCGCGGTGGTGGACATCTGCCCAAAAAAGGGGGTGACAAAATCGGCCTAG
- a CDS encoding VOC family protein produces MQAAISHIFLTVDDHDTALEYYVGVLGFKKTWDLPLPGGFRWLTVAPQGGEGCHLVLNKAASEEEWALIGRQSAGDRTPLCIIQVDDFDTVYESWQTRGVSFLDSPREMPWGRMARFRDPYGNLFYLMEPNLEFVNGKVGPDEAAPGS; encoded by the coding sequence ATGCAGGCCGCAATTTCCCACATCTTCCTGACCGTGGACGACCATGACACGGCTTTGGAGTACTACGTCGGGGTGCTGGGCTTCAAAAAGACATGGGACCTGCCGCTGCCCGGGGGCTTCCGCTGGCTGACCGTGGCGCCGCAGGGCGGGGAGGGGTGCCACCTCGTCCTGAACAAGGCCGCGAGCGAGGAGGAGTGGGCGCTCATCGGCAGGCAGTCGGCGGGAGACAGGACCCCGCTGTGCATCATCCAGGTAGATGATTTCGATACCGTGTACGAGTCCTGGCAGACCCGGGGCGTCTCCTTCCTGGACTCGCCGCGCGAGATGCCCTGGGGCCGCATGGCCCGCTTCAGGGATCCGTACGGCAACCTTTTCTATCTCATGGAGCCCAATCTGGAGTTCGTGAACGGCAAGGTCGGGCCGGACGAGGCCGCGCCGGGGAGCTAG
- a CDS encoding GTP-binding protein, with translation MRLVTVAGPPSSGKTAVLIKSLEHLRREGLSAAVVKFDCISSRDREAFVRAGIPAVVGLSGGLCPDHFYVSNVQDALAWGRAEGLDLLLFESAGLCNRCAPHITGVLAVCVVDNLSGVHTPQKIGPMLKLADVVVVTKGDIVSQAEREVFLFRVRQVNPRATALTLNGLTGQGARALASLLSGAPVTESLDGATLRFSMPAAVCSYCLGQRRVGQDFQMGNVRKMRFEKIAQEAPVPGEDA, from the coding sequence ATGCGCCTCGTGACCGTGGCCGGTCCCCCTTCCAGCGGCAAGACCGCCGTCCTCATCAAGAGCCTCGAACATCTGCGCCGCGAGGGCCTTTCCGCCGCCGTGGTCAAGTTCGACTGCATCTCCAGCCGCGACCGCGAGGCCTTCGTCCGCGCGGGCATCCCGGCCGTGGTCGGCCTCTCGGGCGGCCTGTGCCCGGACCACTTCTACGTCAGCAACGTGCAGGACGCCCTGGCCTGGGGCCGCGCGGAAGGGCTTGACCTGCTGCTCTTCGAGAGCGCGGGGCTGTGCAACCGCTGCGCGCCGCACATCACCGGGGTGCTCGCCGTGTGCGTGGTGGACAACCTGAGCGGCGTGCACACGCCGCAGAAGATCGGCCCCATGCTGAAGCTCGCGGACGTGGTCGTGGTCACCAAGGGCGACATCGTCTCCCAGGCCGAGCGCGAGGTCTTCCTTTTTCGCGTGCGCCAGGTGAACCCGCGGGCCACGGCGCTGACCCTGAACGGCCTCACGGGGCAGGGGGCACGCGCCCTGGCGAGCCTCCTCTCCGGCGCGCCGGTAACCGAGAGCCTCGACGGCGCCACGCTGCGCTTCTCCATGCCCGCCGCGGTCTGCTCCTACTGCCTGGGGCAGCGCCGCGTGGGCCAGGACTTCCAGATGGGCAACGTGCGCAAGATGCGCTTCGAGAAGATCGCGCAGGAAGCGCCTGTTCCGGGGGAGGACGCATGA
- a CDS encoding aldo/keto reductase, with protein sequence MELEKRRLGRTNLHIAPLVFGGNVFGWTLDEGQSFAVLDEFMRLGFNAVDTADVYSRWVPGNSGGESETILGKWMKSRNNRDKVVLITKVGSDMGQGKKDLSEKYIMKAVEESLRRLQTDRIDLYLSHWDDESTPVEETLSAYAKLVRAGKVRWIGASNFPAERLEAAIQASSKGGLPRYEVFEPEYNLCERKGFEQGAAEVCARHGLGVITYYSLASGFLTGKYRSAEDLGQSARGSGVKKYLNERGMRILAALDEVAARHEVAPAAVSLAWLMARPGVTAPIASATKSAHVQAFLQAARIELSAEDMARLNDASA encoded by the coding sequence ATGGAACTGGAAAAAAGACGGCTGGGCAGGACCAACCTGCACATCGCCCCCCTCGTGTTCGGGGGAAACGTCTTCGGCTGGACCCTGGACGAAGGACAGTCCTTCGCCGTTCTCGACGAATTCATGCGTCTGGGCTTCAACGCCGTCGACACCGCCGACGTCTACTCCCGCTGGGTGCCGGGCAACTCGGGCGGCGAATCCGAGACGATCCTCGGCAAATGGATGAAGAGCCGCAACAATCGCGACAAGGTCGTGCTGATCACCAAGGTCGGCTCGGACATGGGGCAGGGAAAGAAGGACCTGAGCGAGAAGTACATCATGAAGGCGGTGGAGGAGTCGCTGCGTCGCCTGCAGACGGACCGCATCGATCTCTACCTCTCGCACTGGGACGACGAGAGCACGCCGGTCGAGGAGACCCTTTCCGCCTACGCCAAGCTCGTGCGCGCGGGCAAGGTCCGCTGGATCGGGGCCTCCAACTTCCCGGCCGAGCGCCTGGAAGCGGCCATCCAGGCCAGCTCCAAGGGCGGGCTGCCGCGCTACGAGGTCTTCGAGCCGGAGTACAACCTCTGCGAGCGCAAGGGCTTCGAGCAGGGCGCGGCCGAGGTCTGCGCGCGCCACGGGCTCGGCGTCATCACCTACTATTCCCTGGCCAGCGGTTTCCTCACCGGCAAGTACCGCTCGGCCGAGGACCTCGGGCAGAGCGCGCGCGGCAGCGGCGTGAAGAAGTACCTGAACGAGCGCGGCATGCGCATCCTGGCCGCCCTGGACGAGGTCGCGGCGCGCCACGAGGTCGCGCCGGCGGCCGTCTCCCTGGCCTGGCTCATGGCCCGGCCGGGCGTCACCGCGCCCATCGCCAGCGCCACCAAATCCGCGCACGTGCAGGCTTTCCTGCAGGCCGCGCGCATCGAGCTGAGCGCTGAGGACATGGCGCGGCTGAACGACGCTTCCGCCTGA
- the murA gene encoding UDP-N-acetylglucosamine 1-carboxyvinyltransferase, with protein MDKLIVEKSGPLSGTVTISGSKNAALPILMACILPTGRIELQNVPRLADIRTSCKLLNILGCNTSFEGNTVVIECGQLNPHAPYELVKTMRASVLCLGPLLAVLGEARVSMPGGCAIGARPVDIHLTGLEQLGATFELEEGYIIGRTDGLKGAHIVMRFPSVGATEHLIMAAAMAEGETVIENAAREPEVADLANFLNACGARIEGQGTSVIRIEGVNGLRGTTYRVMSDRIEAGTFMMAAPLTGGELLLEHCPLPELDAVAVKLREMGVCIEEVAGGVRVACGDDLVGVDVETMPYPGFPTDMQAQITTLMCSAKGLSMVEENIFENRFMHVMELNRMGADIKVKGHTAIIKGMRKLVGAPVMASDLRASASLVLAGLVAEGKTEVQRIYHLDRGYEKMEDKLTAVGARITRVRA; from the coding sequence ATGGACAAGCTCATCGTCGAAAAATCCGGGCCGCTCAGCGGCACCGTCACCATCAGCGGCTCCAAGAACGCCGCCCTGCCCATCCTCATGGCCTGCATCCTGCCCACGGGCCGCATCGAGCTGCAGAACGTCCCCCGCCTGGCGGACATCCGCACCTCGTGCAAGCTCCTGAATATCCTCGGCTGCAACACGAGCTTCGAGGGCAACACCGTGGTCATCGAGTGCGGCCAGCTGAATCCGCACGCGCCCTACGAACTGGTCAAGACCATGCGCGCCTCGGTCCTCTGCCTGGGGCCGCTGCTCGCCGTGCTCGGCGAGGCCCGCGTCTCCATGCCCGGCGGCTGCGCCATCGGCGCCCGCCCGGTGGACATCCACCTCACCGGGCTCGAGCAGCTCGGCGCCACTTTCGAGCTGGAGGAAGGCTACATCATCGGCCGCACGGACGGGCTCAAGGGCGCGCACATCGTCATGCGCTTCCCCTCCGTGGGCGCCACCGAGCACCTGATCATGGCCGCGGCCATGGCCGAGGGCGAGACGGTCATCGAGAACGCCGCCCGTGAGCCCGAGGTCGCGGACCTCGCGAACTTCCTGAACGCCTGCGGCGCCAGGATCGAGGGCCAGGGCACGAGCGTCATCCGCATCGAGGGCGTGAACGGGCTGCGCGGCACCACGTACCGCGTCATGTCCGACCGCATCGAGGCGGGCACCTTCATGATGGCCGCGCCGCTCACCGGCGGCGAGCTGCTGCTGGAGCATTGTCCCCTGCCGGAGCTCGATGCCGTGGCCGTCAAGCTGCGCGAGATGGGCGTGTGCATCGAGGAGGTGGCGGGCGGCGTGCGCGTGGCCTGCGGCGACGACCTCGTGGGCGTGGACGTGGAGACCATGCCCTATCCCGGCTTCCCCACGGACATGCAGGCCCAGATCACGACCCTCATGTGCAGCGCCAAGGGGCTGTCCATGGTCGAGGAGAACATCTTCGAGAACCGCTTCATGCACGTCATGGAGCTGAACCGCATGGGCGCCGACATCAAGGTCAAGGGCCACACCGCGATCATCAAGGGCATGCGCAAGCTCGTGGGCGCCCCGGTCATGGCCTCGGACCTGCGCGCCAGCGCCTCGCTCGTGCTCGCGGGCCTCGTGGCCGAGGGCAAGACCGAGGTGCAGCGCATCTACCACCTGGACCGCGGCTACGAGAAGATGGAAGACAAGCTCACCGCGGTGGGCGCGCGCATAACCCGCGTGCGGGCCTGA
- a CDS encoding molybdopterin-binding protein, with product MKTSARNSFTGTVSQIRTGTILSEVEVKTASGLAVVSVITNESKAALGVAEGKKLTAIVKAPWVILVKDSELEKTSARNRYQGTITAINEGSISAEVIGKLEDGTVMCALITDESVKKLGLKVGEKTWFLFKAFSVILNAE from the coding sequence ATGAAGACCAGCGCCCGCAACAGCTTCACCGGCACCGTGTCCCAGATCCGCACCGGCACCATCCTCTCCGAGGTCGAGGTCAAGACCGCCTCCGGCCTGGCCGTGGTCTCGGTCATCACCAACGAGAGCAAGGCCGCCCTGGGCGTGGCCGAGGGCAAGAAGCTCACGGCCATCGTCAAGGCGCCCTGGGTCATCCTGGTCAAGGATTCCGAGCTCGAGAAGACCAGCGCCCGCAACCGCTACCAGGGCACGATCACGGCCATCAACGAGGGCTCCATCTCGGCCGAGGTCATCGGCAAGCTCGAGGACGGCACCGTGATGTGCGCCCTGATCACCGACGAGAGCGTCAAGAAGCTCGGCCTCAAGGTCGGCGAGAAGACCTGGTTCCTGTTCAAGGCCTTCTCCGTGATCCTGAACGCCGAGTAG